Sequence from the Amaranthus tricolor cultivar Red isolate AtriRed21 chromosome 1, ASM2621246v1, whole genome shotgun sequence genome:
GAGAGTTATTGAgtgaatttgaagtgttttatagaggTTTTAAGTGCAGTGGCaatttcgtaattttttttaatttcaggggcaaattcgtaatttcattaggagtggcgataaaatgaaaagggtggcgaaatttaaaaATCGTGCACCACTCTTTCGGTAACTTCTAAAAGTTCGAAAAAATTCTGAAAGGTGAATATCATTTCAAAATGGTATTCATGCCCCAGCAAAGAAAGGTGAATATTATGGTTTACTCACTCTGTTTTACTCAATTTgcattatttgtcattttgactcgtcccacttaatttgatttttttttgataatgacTTACCACTTTCTTTAAtcttattcatatattttaattttttttagtttcatcTACATAATTCATTttatctctttatttattaccattatccactttaaaaaaaaatctttacttTCTCTTTGATTCAATTTCTAACGGAACACATGAGTAATATTTGGATTCAATTATCTTTTCCTTTCTCATACaacctttcttttttttttccacgaAATTCAAGGATATTTTGACCAAAAAAATTCactatgacaatgattttaataaACATTAGGAAAATTTCCAAAGAAATACcttataaaacaaattttttgtaaaaaaagcaccttttaaaattttttttataaaaaacaccttttaaaagactttttattaaaaaaaacacattaaatcagtttccggtgacttttgtcaacttttcgGCGTttactatgccatttgtcaactttcaggcgttgacttttgagctcaaatggcatagtcaacgccggaaagttgacaaaagtcacagAAAACttatttaaggtgtttttttaataaaaagtctcttaaaaggtatttctttacaaaaaaactggttttataaggtgtttctttgcaaattttcctaaaCATTATTCTGATACTCTTTctcttttttaaattattgttgaGAAACTTtgtcaatttgttttttttatttaattaaaatatgatcaCACCAAGTAGACAcctatactaaaaaaaataaacaataattagtaataacaaaataatactcACCACCTCTTTACACTTACCCTCACAAAACAGAAAACACACAATGCACACTATTCAAGTTTATCTGATTTTCATTCTTAAATTTACAATGTTctctaatctttttatttttaatttctctaATCTATCTAAGCTAAACTAAACTAAACTAAACTAATTTGCCGAGCAATAAGTTTTTTAAGGCAATTGCAAGTGTTTTAGTTTTGTACTAAATGCTAAACACTAAATGAATGTTATGTATAAAAAGACCAAAAATGGTTTAAATTAAGGTCCATATGCTGCTTCTTGCTCTTATTGGTCTTCTACATTTGTGACAACCTTGATGAGTTTATGGTATTTTTGAGGTTAAAGGTGAATAAAAGGGGTCCTCCTCATGTTGGCCATGGGTTGTGCTGGAGTAAGGGATTGGGATAGGGGCGGGCAGAaggattagaggtgttcattcgggtgattgGATCGGTTTCGGACTAGTGTCATTCGGTTAGGTTGTATTTCGGATGCATGTTACAatgggtcatactcgggtcggtTAGTCGCGATTCGGTTGAACAttagttattcgagctatcgagTTAGCATCGATTCAGTATGAGTTGAAGTTCAAGatgagtgtcaatcggtctagagttgtcatcggttaataattggttcaaTTTTACCGGGTGCAGACCGGGTTCAGATACTTTTCAAGTATAATTCGACTACAAATTACTAATTgtttagttatttttaattgatgataagattctctttacttaaagcaaaatagttaaaatgcaaatcaattagtgaccATTACTTTGTTCGTTTTACTTctttgactgtaaattaaaattaatgttatattatttttcatctaatttgattaaaaatagttaaataaacattgactatTTACTGTTAAATCTAAATATATGCAACCATGTAtttatcaatttaatttatcatatatctatcactttattagattaactaatatgatgattgaatatgaatcgatcatacttctatgttaaaaatttgtttaagtttacaacagttcgattaaaaattcgttCGAGTTAAGACGATTTTAACTGGATCGGGTTTGGTTTCGAGCAAGATTCGGGTGAGTGACTCGGTTCGGTCACTATTAAGTTCGGGTCATCTTGGTTAACGGTTAAACGTCAGTTATAAAAATCGATCACAATTTGAGTTCAATTTTCCCATTTTCAGTTGTCAACCGATTCAGATAATATTGGTTTGttaaacctaaaaaaaatattttcggatcggttaattttcgattttggtTCAAATTTTTGGGTCGGGTTGCATTTGAATAGCTATATGAAGGATTGTGTCCGTGTAAGAAAATGAAGATTTGAggttaatttttcttattttatatttgaaatttttatttaaaacaagTTTACCTACTATTTAGATCAAtactcaataaaaaaaaacctttgatttgcttttttttcttttaaaagttgtgactttgttttttctttgtttgctgttacttATAACGAACAAAATCGTAGTGTATTATTCAGACTTAGTAACAACGCACAAGCCCTAATTTTAGGCTCATACAGAAacacttcatcatcatcatactcagtgtatcccgctcatagacaactatggtcagggtctggggagggaagagagaaggcagctcatacccatataAGAGAGTGCGGtgaaagagtccctcggctcaaaAAGAGTCTTTAAAGAAAGAGAAGGACATAgagatacttattttgaaaattattttaggatcaaatttttttttttagaacttttatttaaaaaagcCTTTTTATTTCAAAAGTTCCTTCTTTTTTATGGTGTTGATTCTTAACTGcataaaaatacttattttggaaattattttagaatcaagtttatttttaaaagtttttattaaaaaaaagcctTTTTACTTTAGAAGTTCATTCATTTTAATGGTGTTGACTCTTAACCGAAGTACTTCTATAAGTTTGTTCAGAGACTTGAGACTCATGTGAGTGGACTATTTGACCTTTTTCAACTTGGTAGATGCGAGAAATATCCGTATAATATAGGCTCACTGTTATGAATCATCACCGTGTATATAAAAGTGTTTATTcgaattattgatttaattttaaattaaatatttcgaATTGATTCAAAATTGAATCTTGTgtctatatttatttttacataattgttaaaacaatttttatttcGAATCAAATTGAATTCGATTATAAAATCAGGTAAATATTAAATCATCAGCATACATCCTCTACTAGCACACATGAGTGGATAAAAGCTTTACTAACATATAATTCACCAAAACACTCCAAATGTATATATCGATAAaagcaaaagtggtaaaattaTGTCAAATAACCAACGAAAAAGTCCTCCAAACATGTTTCACTATGTAAGTTATTGATAAATGAGATTTCTTATCAATTCTTataaataactttttaatttcaattaggAGTCAGTATTGCATGTTTAAATTCATCCCGCTTACAATTGCAATCTAACCATTACACTTATAAATCCATCTCTACTTCGCTGCAACATCTTAGCCTCGCGATATTTGATTGCAATAGGAGTGAGCAAGTAATTTTATTCCCActttaaacacaaattcttgtgacaGACGATCTCTTTAAGAGATCATTTTTAATTGGACTTgcccaaaaagaaaaatagagtaAGTTTCTCGgttggcattaagaatattgtaaataaacatttagaatattgtagGTACTTAAGTACTTATTCGGTGgccattaagtatattgtaaggcATTATAGATATGGTAGGCTAGTAGGCTAAATTTTTcggtaagcattaagaatattataagtagacattttaagtatttttttggtaaacattaaatatattgtaaatagacattaaagataCAGTAAATTAACGCTAAGATTTAATGGATGTACCTGAAAGACGTCTCTAAAAAAGACGTTCTCTTACTTCACTTTAAAAAAGTAATTCCGTAACCATATTTATGTAGGCAACTATTCAACTTTCAACTAAAGTAATAAAATCACTCTATCGGTTTAGTATGACGGTTGCTTAGAGGTCATGAGTTGAGTTATGTTCTTTGTGCTCGCTATGCCTATTAATGATGTCTAACATTTACTACTTACTAATACTTGCCACATTAATTAGATTACAGTTTTATTTATACTTACTTTCCATAAATAAACAAGCAAAACGGAAAACTAATAGAAATAGTACTTGAAAATGGCGAAGAAATCATCTTGTTTTTTTCAGCCACTTATCCCTGGTTTTCTATCTAATTTTGTAAGTAAATATTCTCTTAACTCAATCCCTTTCCATAACTTACTGTCTGTTTGGTTAGTGAtattaaatagtggtaatgaaaatgatttatagtgtaaaatttcatcaaaagttctatatcatccccatggtaatgaaacttttatcacaaaaaaatttttatttacaaatttccattaccacctaataccacatctcccaATTGTAATGttttagaataaattttatgaagaaaatgaaatgattgaagttggacaagcatgacacAATAGTTTTTCATTTCTATTACCATTTATTATTACCACCTGGCAAATGGGTTATCAATGTTTTACAAAATAGTACCTTTTCTCTCTATTTCTGTTAATTATCATGTATGGAGTATGCAGTCAATTCCAAGATCCTTCCATAAACAGCTACAAGTACAAGACAAGCAGGACAAGAATGAGGTGGTATTAAGAGATAAACGAGGGAAAACTTGGGAGATTAAGGTTGATCATCAACAAGGTTATAAATTCAAAGATGGTTGGgaatatttttgtaaatattatggTTTACAAGTTGGTGATTTTTTGGTGTTTAAACACCGAGGTAACTTGGTTTTTGACGTTCTAATCTTTGATCCTACTGCTTGCGAACGCAAATTTCAACGTCTGAATACATCTATCACAAATAATGGTATTCATGCCCCCGGAAAGAAAGGTGAATATCAATTCAAAATgggttaatttattttatttttatttcggGTACAAGATAGGCTgggaaagggaaagggaggAGAACGATATCGAGTATCAAACCCAATTCTAATCTTTTCCTATTATTcttatttctttgttttctttacaTTATGTTCATTTTtactatttatattttcattgatTAAAGTTAATCCAATGAAGGGTTTAAGAGAGTTGCAGACGTTTACAAGGCTTGTTCAGAATCAGGGAGCAATGCTAGCTTCAAGCCCAGGGGCTATCCTTACTGCCGTATCGTTGTTAAGTCATACACCTTTCGCTGGGGTGCAATGGTTATTCcctttttgtttctcttgttttCAATAGTCCATAATCGAAACAGAATAAttcctataaaaataaaattagtaatgtTAAATGTTGTCTAAAATGGCAGGATCTGCCGAGTACATTTTGCAAGGAAAATGATGTTAAAGAGAATTCAAGTGGAGTGCTAATGATAGATGAAAGAGGGGATACATGGCAACTTTCATTAAAGAAGCATGGTAAGAAGATATATATTGGACAGTGGCGTCACTTGCACAGACAAAACGGATATCAAGTTGGCGATTCACTTGTGTTCGAACTCATTTGCTCTGCAAAACTGCCTGTCATGAAGTTGTATACTAGTTAGTAAGTTAGCTGTAGTCATGAAAACGAGGCCACATTACATAGCgctagaaaacaaaaaactaatattttccacgttataaaggtgtaaaaaactgCATTTTGGGTCGTAACAAGGGAtatcttttgattttgaccgatatttaggcgttacaaTAAACACATCACTCTTTGTTACCCCAATCACAACCAGCTTCAGTTCTTCTTAGGCTTGCAATCTTTTATATCAATCAAGTCATCGTGCCAAGGGGATAACTGGATAAGTGTACTTCAACATGTAATCAATAAAGAACGTAATCCTTGACGATGAATATAGCCATGATGATTGATTGATGTGCAGCAGATCAATTTTCTGTTGCCTGTTACATATACATATTcaggtaaaaaaaaaagtatatatttacaTGAAATGTACATGTAACAATTACAACTAGCATTTGGTTACATGGCGACCAGATAACGTACGAGAAGTCGCGTACTCTAGCCAGTATAATTATTGTTCCATGAACAAAAGAAAGGCAGCATTAGCTTAAATTGCCAACATAAGTAAATAACTTCATTACTGATATCCAGCTTTTAGGCGCAATCAGGAGCAAATACCACCATTTAAAATGCCATATCTGGCTATCTGCTGAAATGAAGTTGGTTACATGCCCAGATATCAGAATCCGCCATTAATCAGAGCCTCTAAAATTCGCTGCAACATAAAGGAATGCAAGAGATAACCTGTTTAGTCAAAAAAAAGGGCACAAATAAGGAACTGCTCAGTTCACAATGAGATATGAGATTCAAAAACAGACAGAACGCAGACACTCACCAACTGCTAAAACATATTAGACCAGATAGAGATGTCATTCCAAGAAAAATGATTACTATAACAACATCAAACTATCATGATAAATTTCCTGCAAAACAGACAAAACCCGATTCAGACCAACAATACAACAACGACAGCTTTAATCCCAAATATATGGGTGAGCTACATAAGCCAAAATAAATTGATATGAGAGATTGTCACTAAGAACtagttagattcgtcttgatatataaaattttaatgtatattttctataattttttatagagTATTCATAGATATTATGGCTCGAATAATACTTGAAAAATGTGCAATAATTGAAATGTAATCAGCATTGTGAAACAGGGGGAGTATATTTTGTTCcatacttatttttaattttgaatctaCAACTTAGAGCATCAAGTCCAATGATTGTCCACATATTTTATCCTCCTTCATACATTCCTAATTATTGTCATTTAAACTTGCAAATCTAAATTAAACGTCATTTTTCACTCATA
This genomic interval carries:
- the LOC130806859 gene encoding B3 domain-containing protein REM5-like, which translates into the protein MAKKSSCFFQPLIPGFLSNFSIPRSFHKQLQVQDKQDKNEVVLRDKRGKTWEIKVDHQQGYKFKDGWEYFCKYYGLQVGDFLVFKHRGNLVFDVLIFDPTACERKFQRLNTSITNNGIHAPGKKGFKRVADVYKACSESGSNASFKPRGYPYCRIVVKSYTFRWGAMDLPSTFCKENDVKENSSGVLMIDERGDTWQLSLKKHGKKIYIGQWRHLHRQNGYQVGDSLVFELICSAKLPVMKLYTS